aaaaacaactcatttattattaattttacgacttggtgtactgatacacccaaatttattggtgtaccatagaatttgcctaaaaaaaattacacatgtgaCGTCCACGTGCGCGCGCGTTGATTTGGTCATAATTGTCCTGGGCCAAAACTACAAAAAAAGGCAATATTTAGGGGAcggttttgtattttcttttgttaaaggtcaaaatcgcaacttcttaaaaTATAAGGGGACAAAATtactattaaataaaaaaaaagattatagattaaatacttattttctaaagaaaaatacaagggttaattaagtttttagtccctataaatattcacagttttgtttttagtccttacaaaataaaatcacactttttagtccctataaaattttccatcatcatttttagtcgctataaatttttccatcagcacttttagtccctgtaaaaaatttcatcaaccgttttggtccctaaaatgcttaaggaaaatgtcacagggactaaaaaatgtgattttattttatagggactaaaaacaaaactgtgaatatttatagggactaaaaacttaattaacccaaaatacaataggcttaaatatgtatttgatccttgcaattaggggtcgtttaaaaattggtccctgtattcgctaatccttgcaaactagccttACAATCATtgatcatttaaaatttagtcatttgaccaacttaatcactgccacgtcactaatttgatgacgtggcaatcactgccaaatatgaaatttcaattttgcccttaagaagaggacaaaatattgaagaaagaattggaaacccaggggtaaaattggaatttcatgtggcatggcagtgattaagtggggagagggacgaaattttaaatgattaaacaatacaGGGGTAAATTGCCAAGATTAGCGATTacatggaccaatttttaaacgacccctaattacaaggatcaaatacatatttaagccaatacAATATTGTTGTTGGTGGAGACATTTTCCGAAtagtgaatgaaaaaaaaaaaaaaaaaatcgatgaaatgagggagaagaaaagagcATAGCCATAAACACAAAGTAGCTCCACGTAACTACTCTTCTCTCAACTCATCATCGTCCATGGCGGTTTCAGGGTTGAGAAGTAGCTGTGGTTTACCATTGGTTCATCATCACAATCATCTTCGtttctcttcttccttcacGAACCTCAATCTTCATTCTAAGTCAAAGCGTTTCACTCTCTTTGCTCGTTATGCTCAAACTCAGGACCTTTTCTCTTCTCGTCGATTCCAAGGTTTCTTCCTTCAACTCCTTATACTCTCTATTCGTTCACAACAATTTACGAATATTTAATTACACCAAATCTTCAATTACTCTCTAAATAACttgataatttgagaaaatgacataattgaatttTAACATATGTGTCTATGTTGTCGGCAAGTGGACGGTGTGATTGGACCCTTAGATTAGTTGGCGAGAATGCCAGATacccattttttcaaaaataaataaatatgtgtcCTATTGTGTCAGACTTCAGACACGCCTTCCATCAAAAGTGTCGGTGCTGTGCTACAATTTGCAAGGAATATTTGATAAACATTTGTGTACTAACCAATTGAGctcaaaataaatgttttcaCTGTATAGCACTTTAAAATGTTGTGCTGAAATGGTTCATGGTTGTGATCTGTGTGTTTATGTTATGTCAGATAGTATCGAAAAGCTACCTAAGCTTGTAGAGGACATTGTCCAGACATCTGTGGATACTGGTCCTCGGGGTGTACTTAGATTGGCTCAAGGTGTTCAAGCCTTCCTTGGGGTCGGTCAAGAGTGGTTAACGGATGTATCGAAGGTAAACTGGCATGCTATATGTTTACTTTCCAGGCATaactttacattttatttttgttttttagcttGTTTGAAGTTTAGTATCAAGCCGTAGATTATATGCATACCTACCTTATCAATGAGAGAATATAGTTTCACTGTTAAATAGCCCATGACCGTTTTTGAATCATAGGTTGGTATgctgtgttgttaaatagcagctatagtgtagaggaatttgaacaaacagcAATTGTTCTGAAATACACCGTTTAGTACAAAATATAGTCGCATAGTGGCTATAGCACAATTGGGTAGCAAAATTTGAGCAAACAGCTAATTTTTGCGATTAACTACGCTGATGGGAAGGATTACTTTAAAATGTATTGGTCTGAGATATCTTGCTTGTGTATAGATTGCCAaccttctgttttttttttttttacaatgaacATAAAGAAAATTGTATCAGTTCCTGATTCCTTTTGAATAgtagtttgtgttttttatttctctcaacgttttttttttgttggtattttattaaatgaaaggCAGAATTATTAAGCACTCTTGCATTATTTCGCAGTCAACAAACTCATCTGCTGGATTACCGACAGAATTGCAGCTTGGTCTGCTGTCCCCCTTATATTTGAGGAGGTTGTTTGAACGTCTGGGGGCAACCTACATCAAATTAGGACAGGTATAAGTGGATACAATTAGTTCCTCCTCCCTGCTCTTTGGTTGTATTTTGTGATTGTTAAAATTATTGGGTTTTAGATAAGGAGggagggaaaaaaaaatatcaatgacCTCAAATTATGATTATGGTTTCTTACATAAAAAACTAGGCACTAACCATCATTCGAACTAATACTAAACTCCTAATCCTAATTTACTGAGGAAAGAAATTAtggatataaaaaaatatgaaaactaaTGCTAAGAGTTAGCATTCAATGTATTGTAAATAGATTTAAGATGCAAATTATCACTTTGACACTATGATGGGGTTGTAGGGTTTTGGATAAGGAAGGAGGGAAGAGAGGGAATGCTAGGCTCCTAGTCCTAATGAAATTAGGAAACAAATCATAAATTAGAAACAAATATGGAACCTATCCTGAGATATAAAATgtaatattcaaaataaatctAAGATGCAAGCTAAATATTAgagatattttaatatattctacAGTAATATTACTTCATTGCTAAGATTGTTACGATACTTCTGTTTCAGTATATAATGGCTCAACAATTGgtattcaaatattttacagTTTTTAGTTGGAGAGTACAAGCGTGAGTTGCTGATAGAATTTTTGTACCACTTGATTTGATCATATCCTTGATACTATATTTCATTCCTAATTTATAACTGATCTTCTATATGCCTTGCACCCTTGTACCAATggtaatttttggtttttctctGGTAGTTCATAGCATCCGCACCAACACTATTTCCAGCTGAGTATGTACAAGAGTTCCAGAATTGTTTTGATAGAGCTCCTCCAGTTCCTTTTGAGGTAATTCAATCAATATTGAGCAAGGAATTAGGAAGACCAATAGAAAGTGTGTACGAATATGTTGACCCAACACCACTTGCTTCCGCTTCTATAGCACAGGTATATTTTGTACGTCTGTCTTTCTCTTTTATAACATTTTATTCAAATTACTGTGgctgataatgcaattgttgtatATTACATTTAGGTTCATGGTGCAAGGCTAAAAGGCTCACAGGAAGATGTGGTTATAAAGGTCTTAAAACCAGGAATAGAGGACATATTAGTAGCAGATCTTAATTTTGTTTACGTTGTTGCTCGGATATTGGAGTTCTTGAATCCTGAAATAAGTCGAACGTCACTGGTATGAGCAATATGGGTAAACTTACTGCTACATACATGGATACTTTTCCCACAACTACAATATGAAAATAATGCTTCTTATATGCCATCTTTCATGACCAGGGAAATTTTTAACTATGTTACACTCATGATCCTTTGTTTCTGTCCCTTTTactaatttcattttctttcttatatAGTAACGGATGCTTAAAACTTCTTTATTCGTATTCTACTGTTATTACATTTGTTGTCAACAACAACACCACTGGTGGGGTTGGCTCTATGAATCAATCAATGTCATAATATTGAGTCATGTATTAGGCCTAGAGATAGATAGGCCATTAACTTCTAAATCTTTCTCGACGGTTTTATCAATGGTGTTCTTTGATCTCCCTCTACCTTTTTACTAGATTGTCCTCCATTTGGGGATTGTTGGgtaaacaacataattaaacacttatttaataagaaattactacataagtgcttatgtataagctatttctatcaTTGAAATGAAACAAGGGTAAAATCCACATAAGCTCTTTGTTAGCTATTATGGGGGGCTTATGGATATATCATAACTTGTTTTCAGAAATTTTCCAAACACTTACATAAATGCTTCCTTTCTTATAACACGAGTTTACTTTTAGTAGGTTGGTATCGTCAAAGACATACGAGAGTCTATGCTTGAAGAAGTTGACTTTTACAAGGAGGCTGCAAATATTGAAGCTTTCAGGAGATATTTAGAAGCAACGGGGCTCACTAGGCAAGCTACAGCTCCAAAAGTGTATCAAAACTGCAGTACGCGGCAAGTTCTAACCATGCAAAGACTATATGGTGTTCCTCTTACTGACCTAGACTCAATTAGGTCATTAGTTACTAGCCCAGAAGCCAGCCTTATAACTGCTCTCAATGTGTGGTATGACTAAAGTTCTATTTACAGTTACCGTCCCTGTGCCTTTCCCTTTTAACATGATAATGTATCTTGATATAAAATATTGCGGCAGGTTTGGAAGTTTGCTTGCATGTGAATCTTTTCATGCAGATGTGCATGCTGGGAATCTGTGGCTTCTACGTGATGGCCGTATTGGATTTCTTGACTTTGGTatgctttttcttctttatgcATGGTTTATAGTTGTTTATACTTAAGCTGTAATGTTTTGCAGTACTTTTGTCATCTGTTAACTTTCCAAGGTTTCAAAATTGTTATACATTTTATTTGGAATTTATGCTATTTTTAATTCTTTCCATTTATCAGCATATTGTTTTGCTATGGTTATTCCATGAAATCATCTTGCAACCTTTAATCACTGTTCTGTTTTGTTCTTTTATACAAACTAATGCCTTCTGTCTTCTAAACAACTACAAATTTTAAAGTACTCTGTTGTGTGTATTGTACAAATATATTCTTGTATGAGATATTCTGTATTATGAATTTaatctatatattttataaaaacaaaattcaatctACAGGAATTGTTGGTCGTATATCTCCCAAAACATGGGCTGCTATGGAAGTCTTCTTAGGATCAATTGCCATCGAAGATTATGATTCAATGGCATCTTCCTTAATTCAAATGGGTGCTACAAACAACGATGTTAATGCTAAGGCCTTTGCCAGAGATTTGGAGAAAGTGTTCTCATCAATGAAGGCAAGTTTACCGTAACACACATAAACTCACTTGTCAGTTATACATGTGACAGTGACTACATTGGTCAACTTTTAGTGTCTTGCTAATTTTTGGAGTATTTTTCCGTTTTGTATATTTAGTTGCTCTCAAACTACTCGGAAATGTGTGTATGATATATCTACTTGTCTAGACATGTATAGACACATACATGCTCTCTTAATCCAGATCATTCATGCAGAATGCAATGTATACATTTTGAACTGCTTAATGACTGATAGAACCGGGCCTAGGTTAGATAAGTAGCAACGGGCACATCCTAAGTGGTTCATGTTCTGGACCTGACTCGGAAAGTTTGTTTCTGTTATTTATTAAGCAAAGAATATTTCCATATATTGTAGATAAATACTTCCATCATTGAGTGgttgaatttcaaaaaaatcatataacttGATCCATACCGGTTAGGAGTTATTGCTTACATTGTGACTGCTTGCTTGCTATTCAAGTGCAGGAGTTGGACACTGAAATAGTTGTAGCAACTAGAAGTGGAACAGCCAGAAATCCAGCTGCTATATCTGCTAATGTAGTTGTTGATGAGAGGCAGATGAATGCCCTATTTCTTGATGTGGTAAGATATTTTAGATTGTGCAAACCGAAATGCTAAGGTTGCTTTTATTGAGTTTTGCTACTTATTAAGCAACACAGTGATTTTTGTTTCCTTACTGTTTTGACAAATAAGATGATGCTTTAAAATAGCTGTCAATTTATTAATATACAATTTTGCATGTCTGCAACAACATTTAATACAGCATATGTAACTTGtggatatttgaatttttaagctaaaattctataaaaataaatagtattATTATGTAGTATTTATGTCATCTATATATTCCACAGGTTCAGGTTAGTGAATCTTATGGATTGAAGTTTCCTCGAGAATTTGCGCTTCTTCTGAAGCAGCTCTTGTATTTTGACCGGTACACACGGTTGTTGGCTCCCAATTTGAACATGCTTCAGGATCAGAGGATTTCTATTGCTTCCAATAGAAGAAGCAACTATACATAGAGTTTTTAATAAGTCAGTATACAAGTGTAAAGATTGCACTGGATTTAGGCTCAAAATATTATATCTGTATTGTTACTTCTGTgtagataaatatataaatgaaatcAAATAAGCCATTGTTGTCCTGTAAGTCTGACTcatttaggctctgtttggataaacaacttatttgcagcttatagcctaagcacttatcatgataagtgcttatgtataagctatttttattgaaaaagataaaataaagttgtttttcatataagctataagctgttttcgtataggctataagctgttttcataagctatcttggagaactaatgaaaataagataaaaatagtttttgaacaatgtcataaactatttttataagttctcaCAAACACAACTTATgacagtagataagctcaaatgtGTCGATCCAACCAGGCCTTTAGTGGAACATTTGT
Above is a genomic segment from Medicago truncatula cultivar Jemalong A17 chromosome 5, MtrunA17r5.0-ANR, whole genome shotgun sequence containing:
- the LOC11407823 gene encoding uncharacterized aarF domain-containing protein kinase At5g05200, chloroplastic — protein: MAVSGLRSSCGLPLVHHHNHLRFSSSFTNLNLHSKSKRFTLFARYAQTQDLFSSRRFQDSIEKLPKLVEDIVQTSVDTGPRGVLRLAQGVQAFLGVGQEWLTDVSKSTNSSAGLPTELQLGLLSPLYLRRLFERLGATYIKLGQFIASAPTLFPAEYVQEFQNCFDRAPPVPFEVIQSILSKELGRPIESVYEYVDPTPLASASIAQVHGARLKGSQEDVVIKVLKPGIEDILVADLNFVYVVARILEFLNPEISRTSLVGIVKDIRESMLEEVDFYKEAANIEAFRRYLEATGLTRQATAPKVYQNCSTRQVLTMQRLYGVPLTDLDSIRSLVTSPEASLITALNVWFGSLLACESFHADVHAGNLWLLRDGRIGFLDFGIVGRISPKTWAAMEVFLGSIAIEDYDSMASSLIQMGATNNDVNAKAFARDLEKVFSSMKELDTEIVVATRSGTARNPAAISANVVVDERQMNALFLDVVQVSESYGLKFPREFALLLKQLLYFDRYTRLLAPNLNMLQDQRISIASNRRSNYT